A section of the Flavobacteriales bacterium genome encodes:
- a CDS encoding four helix bundle protein: MRDYKELKIWQKGMEVVTATYDLVNELPDVERFGLRSQCSRAAVSIPSNIAEGSARKSTAHFLQYLETALGSTYELETQTIIIQQRFKLPIELTDKLLTLLDEEKKMLGSFMAKLRTRTP; encoded by the coding sequence ATGAGAGACTACAAGGAACTTAAGATCTGGCAAAAGGGAATGGAGGTCGTTACGGCAACCTACGATCTCGTTAACGAACTACCTGATGTGGAAAGGTTCGGTCTTCGCAGTCAATGTAGCCGTGCAGCGGTGAGCATACCGTCAAATATTGCAGAAGGGTCTGCTAGAAAGAGTACCGCACACTTTCTTCAGTATCTCGAGACTGCTCTAGGCTCAACGTACGAGCTTGAAACCCAGACTATCATCATCCAGCAACGGTTCAAGCTTCCTATTGAACTGACAGATAAGCTTCTTACCTTATTGGATGAGGAAAAGAAAATGCTTGGATCATTCATGGCCAAACTAAGAACCCGAACACCTTGA
- a CDS encoding penicillin acylase family protein has protein sequence MITTVLKQLINGLSKRRLPKVEGTLTLKGLKAEVKVVRDEHGVPHIYADNLHDLAFAQGVVHAQDRLFQMELNRSLATGRLAELVGVEAVDTDRAVRTFGFHRIAKKDEEFLDEEIATLLDAYLLGINTYIESGYQKLPIEFSMLRAKPEKWTRNHLLSFSRMMSWQMSFAWQGELARAKLVAKVGSEKAKEIDPRYPIGNPVGLPNGNEMYALNVNGAFEAINGPYLNQVGGSNAWAVSGKLTDTGKPYLCNDPHLPMLMPSIWYEIHLHCPETEVSGVSIPSLPLVLIGHNRHIAWGITLAYTDIQDLFVEEFTSEDTYRFGNEERKATITEEVIHIKGGKAVIEKVVETHHGPIISDVTDYPEKRVALASSCFEAGPLFRGWFEINKATGWNDFVHGVSHLTSPALNIVYADVHENIGYWVTGKVPIRAREKTMLPYNGFTGEDEWKGTVPFEEMPHCLNPASGRVISCNHKIVTDDYPYFLGNAWMSGSRAKRVGELLAEDRPYTKQDMGRFMMDLYSDPGVQFQAYWHDVVGNSAAETQALQTYLQWDGQLSTDTVGGTIYQVLRSKVVELLLLQPLGKELMYDMVGKPFHPLLSGITEMYGHDLNMLMRLLDDEDSLWMKEAGGRKALLQRALTASVQWLQAQLGTYQHQWQWGKLHQLLFEHPVGQKKPFDKVFNVGPLPIGGDTDTVHQTAFFRERGYAGQLVCPSYRQIVDMSDLSQSLNMFAPGNSGQVASKHYNDLSDKWIKGEFKSMSWGMVAGKELRLKG, from the coding sequence ATGATCACAACGGTATTAAAGCAACTGATAAACGGCCTGTCTAAGCGCAGACTGCCCAAAGTGGAGGGAACACTGACGCTGAAGGGACTTAAAGCGGAGGTTAAGGTAGTTCGAGACGAACATGGAGTGCCGCACATTTATGCAGATAACCTTCACGACCTCGCCTTTGCGCAAGGCGTGGTGCATGCGCAGGACCGATTGTTTCAGATGGAGCTGAACCGCAGCTTGGCCACTGGCCGATTAGCGGAGTTGGTGGGTGTAGAGGCTGTGGACACGGACCGGGCCGTTCGGACCTTCGGCTTTCATCGTATAGCCAAAAAGGATGAGGAATTCTTGGACGAAGAGATCGCTACATTGCTAGATGCCTACCTGCTGGGCATCAATACCTACATCGAAAGCGGCTACCAGAAGCTTCCGATAGAGTTCTCGATGCTGCGGGCCAAACCCGAGAAATGGACACGCAACCATCTCCTTTCTTTTTCGAGGATGATGAGCTGGCAGATGAGTTTTGCTTGGCAAGGTGAACTGGCCCGCGCCAAGTTGGTAGCCAAAGTTGGGTCCGAAAAGGCCAAGGAGATAGACCCACGTTACCCTATCGGGAATCCGGTAGGTCTGCCCAACGGCAATGAGATGTATGCGCTGAATGTGAATGGTGCCTTCGAGGCCATCAATGGTCCTTACCTGAATCAGGTGGGTGGCAGCAATGCTTGGGCCGTTTCGGGCAAGCTTACGGACACCGGCAAGCCCTACCTATGTAATGATCCGCATCTGCCCATGCTTATGCCAAGCATCTGGTACGAGATCCATCTGCATTGCCCCGAAACGGAGGTCAGCGGAGTTTCCATTCCCAGTCTGCCCTTGGTTTTGATAGGCCACAATCGGCACATTGCGTGGGGAATTACCCTTGCCTACACCGATATACAGGACCTTTTTGTGGAAGAATTCACATCCGAAGACACTTACCGTTTCGGAAACGAAGAACGCAAGGCCACCATTACCGAAGAGGTGATCCATATAAAAGGAGGAAAGGCTGTAATAGAGAAAGTGGTGGAAACGCACCATGGACCCATCATTTCGGATGTGACCGACTATCCCGAAAAACGGGTGGCGCTTGCTTCCTCGTGCTTTGAGGCAGGCCCTTTGTTCCGTGGATGGTTTGAGATAAACAAGGCCACGGGTTGGAACGACTTTGTGCATGGCGTAAGCCATCTTACATCGCCTGCGCTCAATATTGTCTATGCCGATGTACACGAAAACATCGGTTATTGGGTAACGGGCAAGGTGCCGATACGGGCGAGGGAAAAGACCATGCTGCCATACAATGGTTTTACGGGCGAGGATGAGTGGAAAGGCACGGTTCCCTTCGAGGAAATGCCGCATTGCCTCAATCCCGCAAGCGGAAGGGTCATCTCTTGCAACCACAAGATCGTTACAGACGACTATCCCTACTTTCTGGGCAATGCGTGGATGAGCGGTTCGCGGGCTAAGCGCGTAGGAGAACTATTGGCTGAAGACCGCCCATACACCAAGCAGGACATGGGCCGCTTTATGATGGATCTTTATTCGGATCCGGGCGTTCAGTTCCAAGCCTACTGGCATGATGTGGTCGGAAACTCGGCCGCAGAGACACAGGCACTGCAAACGTACCTGCAATGGGACGGCCAGTTGAGTACCGATACGGTTGGCGGCACCATTTACCAAGTGCTGCGCAGCAAGGTGGTGGAGTTGCTGTTGCTACAGCCTTTAGGCAAGGAACTGATGTATGATATGGTGGGCAAACCCTTCCATCCGCTGCTATCGGGCATTACCGAAATGTATGGGCACGACCTGAACATGCTGATGCGCCTGCTTGATGATGAAGATTCGCTGTGGATGAAGGAAGCGGGCGGACGGAAGGCCCTGCTACAGCGCGCACTGACCGCCAGTGTGCAATGGTTGCAAGCGCAATTGGGCACTTACCAGCACCAGTGGCAATGGGGCAAGCTGCATCAGTTGCTTTTCGAACATCCAGTAGGACAGAAAAAGCCTTTTGATAAGGTCTTTAACGTGGGGCCACTGCCCATAGGTGGCGATACGGATACCGTACACCAAACGGCCTTCTTCCGCGAACGTGGATATGCGGGCCAGCTCGTTTGCCCTAGCTACAGGCAGATCGTGGATATGAGCGATCTGTCACAGAGCCTCAATATGTTTGCCCCTGGCAACTCCGGCCAAGTGGCCAGCAAGCATTACAACGATCTGAGCGATAAATGGATAAAAGGGGAGTTCAAATCCATGTCTTGGGGCATGGTAGCAGGGAAGGAATTGCGCTTAAAGGGATGA
- a CDS encoding TetR/AcrR family transcriptional regulator — protein sequence MSPRSPEQFAELREERKRQILDAALQVFAHDSYHGASMAAVAKQAKVSKGLIYNYFESKEEVLKTIIIDLFEELMNLLEINPDVPLTRDGFIKVIELSINEVIKNPQRWKLYMSLSFQPDVLPILLSEMMPKLQPFMIMMSNYFISKGHKDPMAMMRYYSAVLDGVQMHLLMDPDNFPIEKVKQMMIEQFA from the coding sequence ATGTCTCCACGCTCTCCAGAACAATTTGCCGAACTCCGCGAAGAACGTAAGCGGCAAATATTGGATGCAGCCCTGCAGGTTTTTGCGCACGACAGCTACCACGGTGCTTCCATGGCGGCCGTGGCCAAGCAGGCCAAGGTATCGAAGGGCTTGATCTACAATTATTTCGAGAGCAAGGAGGAAGTCCTTAAAACCATCATCATCGATCTGTTTGAAGAATTGATGAACCTACTGGAAATAAACCCCGATGTGCCGCTGACCCGCGATGGCTTCATTAAAGTAATTGAACTGAGCATCAATGAGGTGATCAAAAACCCGCAGCGCTGGAAACTGTACATGTCGCTGTCGTTTCAGCCCGATGTATTGCCCATTCTGCTGTCGGAAATGATGCCCAAACTGCAACCTTTCATGATCATGATGAGCAATTACTTTATTTCCAAAGGCCATAAGGACCCCATGGCCATGATGAGGTATTATTCAGCGGTGTTGGATGGCGTTCAGATGCACCTGCTTATGGACCCAGACAATTTTCCGATTGAAAAAGTGAAACAGATGATGATCGAACAATTCGCGTAA
- a CDS encoding FtsX-like permease family protein, producing MLLKLAWRNIWRNKRRTAITIASVFFAVFFAVFMRSMQLGIYGKMIDSVVRFYAGHVQVHGKGYWDDQTMDNAFSLDDPALDKIKENKHVLIAAKRLEGFALSSKGDVTKGVLMLGVQADVEDQLMGLSEKIQAGALFKEDDKSVIVGEKLADYYKLSIGDTLVFISQGYHGSSAAAKYPVAAIVKFTASILNEKAVLFPLKEAQYFFSAENMATSIATIIDNPNRMKKVKKQITADIDSAKYEGLDWEEAMPELVQAIQADSAGGQIMLMILYMVVSFGIFGTMLMLMQERTYEFGVLLSIGMTRFKLWAVVFLEGLITTILGAILGVLGVYPLVLYFFNHPYELTGKAAQAIAQDGWDPVLPASLDPSIAITHMLIVILVSLLITLYPAWIIYKLKPVEARRN from the coding sequence ATGCTACTAAAACTTGCCTGGCGCAACATATGGAGGAACAAACGAAGAACCGCAATTACCATTGCTTCGGTGTTCTTTGCCGTGTTCTTTGCTGTATTCATGCGCAGCATGCAGCTGGGTATTTACGGTAAAATGATCGATAGCGTGGTACGCTTTTATGCCGGACACGTGCAGGTGCACGGAAAGGGCTATTGGGACGATCAGACCATGGACAATGCCTTCTCATTGGATGACCCAGCGCTAGATAAGATAAAGGAGAACAAGCATGTGCTGATTGCTGCCAAACGCTTGGAGGGTTTTGCGCTGTCATCGAAGGGTGACGTGACCAAAGGCGTACTCATGCTGGGCGTTCAGGCAGATGTGGAAGATCAGCTGATGGGCCTTTCAGAAAAGATACAGGCTGGGGCGCTCTTTAAGGAAGATGACAAGTCCGTTATTGTAGGAGAAAAGCTGGCCGACTACTATAAACTCAGCATTGGCGATACCTTGGTGTTCATCTCGCAAGGTTATCACGGATCCAGCGCTGCGGCCAAGTATCCGGTGGCGGCCATCGTCAAGTTTACGGCTTCCATCCTCAACGAAAAGGCGGTTTTGTTCCCATTGAAGGAGGCCCAATACTTCTTCAGTGCCGAAAACATGGCCACTTCCATTGCCACCATCATCGATAACCCTAATCGGATGAAGAAGGTGAAGAAGCAGATCACAGCCGACATCGATTCCGCCAAGTATGAGGGGCTCGATTGGGAAGAGGCCATGCCCGAACTGGTGCAGGCCATCCAAGCAGACAGTGCCGGAGGGCAGATCATGCTGATGATACTCTACATGGTGGTCTCCTTCGGCATTTTCGGAACGATGCTGATGCTCATGCAGGAACGGACCTACGAATTCGGGGTGCTACTATCCATCGGAATGACACGATTCAAGCTTTGGGCCGTTGTTTTCTTGGAAGGATTGATCACCACCATTCTTGGAGCCATCTTGGGCGTGCTCGGAGTCTATCCCTTGGTGCTCTATTTCTTCAATCACCCTTACGAACTGACGGGAAAGGCGGCTCAGGCCATTGCGCAAGATGGTTGGGACCCCGTGCTCCCAGCCTCGCTCGACCCAAGCATTGCCATTACTCACATGCTCATCGTCATTCTCGTATCATTATTAATTACACTTTATCCAGCATGGATCATTTACAAGCTAAAACCCGTTGAGGCTAGAAGAAATTGA
- a CDS encoding four helix bundle protein, which yields MRNFRELLVWQKAMEIGVKTYQLTRSFPPEEKFGLVSQLNRAAVSISSNIAEGASRGTDKDFKRFLEIAIGSAFEMESQIILCEKLQMVDTIQSAELLKELNDIQRMLSVFIKKLSPSS from the coding sequence ATGAGAAACTTTAGAGAATTACTGGTTTGGCAAAAAGCCATGGAGATAGGGGTCAAAACCTATCAATTGACACGTTCTTTCCCTCCAGAAGAGAAATTTGGTCTGGTTTCTCAACTCAACCGAGCTGCGGTTTCTATCTCTTCAAACATTGCGGAAGGTGCATCTCGCGGGACAGATAAGGATTTCAAGAGATTCCTCGAAATAGCTATCGGTTCAGCTTTCGAAATGGAAAGTCAGATCATCCTTTGCGAGAAACTACAGATGGTGGATACGATTCAATCGGCAGAGTTACTCAAGGAACTCAACGACATACAACGAATGCTTTCCGTTTTCATCAAAAAGTTAAGCCCTAGTAGCTAA
- a CDS encoding T9SS type A sorting domain-containing protein, translating into MKHILLSFSALLIAASSWAQCTIDPQYANAAPGLYPQGPLGPSCDLIAQKTIVSLTDTLIDTGVLGVLTAYIDQLKVDSVYGLPAGLDLHTDIETAAPPYNWGTYVNQGTVPNQTSATGCAYIAGSQGAWDAAIGGGPNNDGEYPLVFVIDARIHSTNNGTANLVIGVPAWVSAVSPNFGGGRFYILDTLVVASNFADISTSISGSSNVDPSTQYTYSVAQDANHTYDWNVTNGTIVSGQGTNSIEVTWNGSGSVEVDVTEGAACSGSDALSVTANPTGMDEVAGINASVYPNPSNGIFTLRLETTDAIHIRIMDVSGKVVRTEKLAGSTLYTIDMQDARIGVYVMEIETAEGRTFKKLIKN; encoded by the coding sequence ATGAAACACATTTTACTTTCTTTTTCTGCCCTCCTTATTGCTGCCAGTAGTTGGGCGCAGTGTACCATTGACCCCCAGTATGCCAATGCTGCCCCTGGGCTTTATCCACAAGGTCCGTTGGGCCCATCGTGCGATCTTATTGCACAGAAGACCATTGTCAGTCTGACCGATACCCTTATCGATACCGGAGTACTTGGTGTGTTGACGGCCTACATCGATCAATTAAAGGTTGACTCTGTATACGGTCTTCCGGCTGGCCTAGATCTGCATACAGATATTGAGACCGCAGCGCCTCCATATAACTGGGGAACCTACGTGAACCAAGGAACGGTGCCTAACCAGACTTCTGCCACAGGTTGTGCCTACATCGCTGGTTCTCAAGGTGCTTGGGATGCTGCCATTGGTGGTGGACCGAACAACGATGGCGAATATCCATTGGTTTTCGTTATTGATGCACGTATCCATTCTACAAATAATGGAACTGCCAATCTTGTGATAGGCGTACCAGCTTGGGTAAGTGCTGTAAGCCCTAACTTCGGAGGTGGCCGTTTCTATATTCTTGATACCTTGGTTGTAGCTTCAAACTTCGCAGATATCAGCACCAGCATTTCTGGAAGTTCCAATGTTGACCCTTCTACCCAATACACCTATTCTGTTGCTCAGGATGCGAACCATACTTACGATTGGAATGTGACCAACGGTACCATCGTTTCCGGACAAGGAACCAATTCTATTGAAGTAACTTGGAACGGAAGCGGAAGCGTTGAGGTAGACGTTACAGAAGGTGCTGCTTGCTCAGGATCTGATGCATTGAGCGTAACTGCCAATCCTACAGGAATGGACGAGGTTGCCGGCATCAATGCAAGCGTTTACCCTAACCCAAGCAACGGCATTTTCACCCTTCGATTGGAAACTACCGATGCCATCCATATCCGTATCATGGATGTATCGGGTAAGGTGGTGCGCACGGAGAAATTGGCCGGTAGCACGCTTTACACCATCGACATGCAAGATGCCCGTATCGGTGTTTATGTAATGGAAATTGAAACGGCAGAAGGAAGAACCTTCAAAAAGCTCATCAAGAACTAA
- a CDS encoding outer membrane lipoprotein-sorting protein: MNINENRSQVLATTRSTDKQAAALPPSKGGAEERGGGFISSNTNTNKQGGGFISTPFQTPFTALAPLLRPFLMLLFLFPLFSSGQTALEIIKKADELTRGASSEGEMTIKIVRPKWEREMKMKTWSLGTDYSMMLITAPAKEQGTVMLKRQKEVWNWVPSIERTVKLPPSMMMQSWMGTDLTNDDLVRQSSVVIDYTHQIVKDSTIDGRLCWKLKLTAKPDAPVVWGHIMVWVDKQYYIQLRTEFYDEDGFLVNIFNAYDVKQMGGRTMATRMEMIPVDKPGNKTILITNAIKFDTGVKEDFFNTNQMKKMK, translated from the coding sequence ATGAACATCAACGAAAATAGATCACAGGTTCTCGCTACTACAAGGAGTACCGACAAACAAGCCGCAGCCCTTCCCCCTTCTAAAGGGGGTGCCGAGGAACGAGGCGGGGGATTCATTTCCTCCAACACCAACACCAACAAACAAGGCGGGGGATTCATCTCCACCCCATTCCAAACTCCATTTACCGCACTAGCACCCCTTCTGCGCCCTTTCCTTATGCTTCTTTTCCTTTTTCCCCTTTTCTCCTCTGGCCAAACTGCCTTAGAGATCATTAAAAAGGCCGATGAGCTCACCCGAGGTGCTTCCTCCGAAGGCGAAATGACCATCAAGATCGTCCGCCCCAAGTGGGAACGCGAAATGAAGATGAAAACATGGTCGTTGGGCACCGATTATTCCATGATGCTGATAACTGCCCCGGCCAAGGAACAAGGAACCGTGATGCTAAAGCGCCAGAAAGAGGTATGGAACTGGGTTCCATCCATCGAGCGCACCGTTAAACTTCCTCCGAGCATGATGATGCAAAGCTGGATGGGCACCGACCTGACCAACGATGACCTTGTACGCCAGTCTTCGGTGGTTATCGACTACACGCACCAGATCGTGAAGGACAGTACCATTGATGGGCGCCTTTGCTGGAAGCTGAAACTGACCGCCAAGCCCGATGCTCCGGTGGTTTGGGGACATATCATGGTGTGGGTAGATAAGCAGTATTACATCCAGCTGCGCACCGAGTTCTACGATGAGGATGGCTTCCTCGTCAACATCTTCAATGCCTACGATGTGAAACAAATGGGCGGCCGCACCATGGCCACACGCATGGAAATGATACCTGTAGACAAACCGGGCAACAAGACCATCCTTATTACCAATGCCATCAAGTTCGACACAGGCGTTAAAGAGGATTTTTTCAATACCAACCAGATGAAGAAGATGAAATGA